Proteins encoded by one window of Aphidius gifuensis isolate YNYX2018 linkage group LG2, ASM1490517v1, whole genome shotgun sequence:
- the LOC122849006 gene encoding uncharacterized protein LOC122849006: MNFCGRKLTYLNVKKYPISQIMPIINANCPNLETLYIKFKEIMSQDFENCFSNMFHLKTLTIVWECKNSTLPMTLAKSFEKIRKTLRVLYLLCTLERSDIFSPDSLALVFPRLTGLNCLTIRNFELSQLFLQSIGEIKNLADLRLHPFWPKKHPMFDTKINMYPIGNLQNLEKLRIDCDYGVEDEFLTNLCNNAKKLRNLQIVGTHITDIGMRAIDNLQELVNFNLGLRTETNELITDESIQCLFNKKLTFIKILNCIKITDKGVSKLVENLPNLYSLYITNTDGTVIRIYKLKNHGEKPLIVYDDKPCGDYY; the protein is encoded by the exons ATGAATTTCTGTGGAAGAAAATTAacttatttaaatgtaaaaaagtaTCCTATTTCTCAAATAATGCCAATAATCAATGCTAATTGTCCAAATCTTGAGACCctttatattaaattcaaagaaataatgagtcaagattttgaaaattgtttttctaataTGTTTCACCTTAAAACACTGACGATTGTTTGGGAATGTAAAAATTCAACTCTACCAATGACTTTAGCCaagtcatttgaaaaaattcgtAAAACCTTGAGAGTTTTATATCTTCTATGTACTTTAGAAAGAAGTGATATTTTCTCACCAGATTCATTGGCTTtg GTATTTCCTCGACTAACCGGTTTGAATTGTTTAACTATACGTAATTTTGAACTAAGTCAACTTTTCCTCCAGTCGAtaggtgaaataaaaaatttggctGATCTAAGATTACACCCATTTTGGCCGAAAAAACATCCTATGTTTGATACAAAAATCAATATGTATCCAATTGGGAATTTACAAAATCTCGAGAAGTTACGGATTGATTGTGATTATGGTGTTGAAGATGAATTTTTGACTAATCTTTGTAATAATGCTAAAAAACTAAGGAATTTACAAATAGTTGGCACACATATAACTGATATTGGTATGAGagcaattgataatttacaagaattagtaaattttaatCTTGGTTTGCGAACAgaaacaaatgaattaatcactgatgaatcaattcaatgtttattcaataaaaaattgacgtTCATAAAGATATTAAATTGCATTAAAATCACTGATAAAGGGGTATctaaacttgttgaaaatttaccaaatttatatagtttatatattacaaataCTGATGGAACTGTCattagaatatataaattaaaaaatcatggtGAAAAACCACTAATTGTATATGATGATAAGCCATGTGGTgactattattaa